A single window of Chloracidobacterium sp. DNA harbors:
- a CDS encoding TonB-dependent receptor gives MKSNIFVRVLSAISIVLFAFIINISAQANGKIAGTITDVNGGIIPGATVTVTNEKTGEARNVLAKEDGTFLVVNLQPAIYTVAASGSNFATATKRNIELLVGQELDLELKLQAKGVTVSVDVISGEDLIVNTASASMSANVNAREVEGLPINGRQLSQLYLQAPGGVNSGSGTFSDIRFSGRANNQNVVRYDGIEGTAIIDASPGNLNGEVPSPFRLQSSLENVQEFRVDSSNFPAEFGTGTGGQISVVTKSGGNSFHGSVFEYFRRDSLDARNFFENSSPGIDKGKLSLDQFGGSIGGPIIKDKLFFFGSYEQYRGRFGLNFVEAAPSLSLALPGAFIPGTTTPVNPLIQPFIAAFRSPNAVVIPGASAVSGFEVLQIQDNEKVNEKALAARIDYQINTYHKLYTRFFRDEGTDIAPEGISGRVTSIEAVPQNGVAGFQSILRKDGSLINDFKFGYNAARTRINGQAATVGGLDFSNLILNISGSVANTGIAGQGTSSGISIPGGLVRANSATNGRGQPYTPYSLSFVDSINWVRGNHNFKFGGEVRLIRMYTDRLGGTTYTFSNLASFLANTPTSVQYLGDVSAPSPFNNGLTGQRLAKQEYYIGYAQDEWKLKPGLTLSYGLRYEYYTPLHEANNGQVLFDINTGTLRPSSEAAFKSSKNNFGPRVALSWSPDQDGSGFFSAGKSVIRGGLGLYYGPGQTEDQIQPIESDRVSSTVTSGSLLAFPANIPGIIANFNANPNNRSYQPRAYSNDYTIPERIFQYSVSWQQQLPGGITTTLGYVGSNGSNLFLRSVANRILPGQTTIANGTNIPTGFGVINRTNPTGQVIGVTTVRQFSIVSGTTVSNPYAEIDYKTSGGDDRYNALQFSAQRSFRSGLTMNAQYTFGSSRGTTAGSNEARTSAQLENFEADRGRNNFDVRHTFNLSALYELPFGNGKRFDLGRTGNFLLGGWELGGIINARSGVPVEVLVVRPDIVVQCQQAGGCPNGAGGFFANGFVANLPSLGASFPSLPTGFVAVVNTPGGGNSRNVRRPNLIAGVNPYLNNDRNYINPAAFATPAPGTWGDLSRNELSGPSFRQVDMIVAKRFRIRETMNFEFRTEFFNIFNQTNFANPSTTISNALPNLAFNSATSIYSATSSNVIQPGQAFTQGAAGSTFGLLRSTVGRTVGLGSNRQIQFAFRFNF, from the coding sequence ATGAAATCCAACATCTTCGTACGAGTTTTGTCAGCGATATCGATCGTCTTATTCGCATTCATAATTAACATATCGGCTCAGGCCAACGGCAAAATTGCCGGCACGATAACCGACGTTAATGGCGGCATCATTCCGGGTGCCACCGTCACGGTGACCAATGAAAAGACGGGCGAGGCCCGCAACGTACTCGCTAAGGAAGACGGCACGTTTCTCGTCGTCAATCTGCAGCCGGCGATCTATACGGTTGCGGCCAGCGGCAGTAACTTTGCGACTGCGACCAAAAGGAATATCGAATTGCTTGTCGGACAAGAACTCGATCTGGAGCTGAAGCTGCAGGCCAAGGGCGTGACCGTTTCGGTTGACGTTATCTCCGGCGAAGACTTGATCGTCAACACGGCGTCAGCCAGTATGAGCGCAAACGTCAATGCCCGCGAGGTCGAGGGTCTGCCGATCAACGGCCGCCAGCTATCGCAGCTATATCTGCAGGCTCCGGGCGGCGTCAACAGCGGCAGCGGGACATTTTCGGACATTCGCTTTTCGGGCCGAGCCAATAATCAAAACGTCGTTCGGTACGACGGCATAGAGGGCACCGCGATCATCGATGCGAGCCCGGGCAACCTGAACGGCGAAGTGCCGTCACCGTTTCGTCTGCAGTCGAGCCTCGAAAACGTGCAAGAATTTCGCGTCGATTCGAGCAACTTTCCCGCCGAGTTTGGCACCGGAACCGGAGGACAGATCAGCGTTGTCACAAAGTCCGGCGGCAATAGCTTTCACGGTTCGGTGTTTGAATATTTCCGCCGCGATTCATTGGATGCCCGAAACTTCTTTGAAAACTCATCACCGGGGATCGACAAGGGCAAGCTTTCACTCGACCAGTTCGGCGGATCGATCGGCGGGCCGATCATCAAGGACAAGCTATTCTTCTTCGGCAGCTATGAGCAATACCGCGGCCGTTTCGGATTGAATTTTGTCGAAGCCGCACCTAGCCTGAGTCTGGCGTTGCCTGGAGCATTTATCCCCGGAACCACAACACCGGTCAATCCTCTGATCCAACCGTTTATCGCTGCATTTCGCTCTCCAAACGCCGTAGTTATACCGGGAGCCTCGGCCGTGTCCGGATTTGAGGTACTTCAAATCCAGGACAACGAGAAGGTCAACGAAAAAGCATTAGCTGCTCGAATTGATTATCAGATCAACACCTACCATAAGCTCTACACGCGTTTCTTTCGCGATGAGGGGACCGATATCGCACCCGAAGGTATTTCGGGTCGCGTGACATCGATCGAGGCCGTCCCGCAGAATGGTGTCGCAGGGTTTCAGTCGATCCTACGGAAAGACGGATCGCTGATCAACGATTTTAAGTTCGGCTACAACGCCGCCCGCACACGGATCAACGGCCAGGCGGCGACCGTCGGCGGCCTCGACTTTTCAAACTTGATACTTAACATTTCCGGTAGCGTCGCAAATACCGGCATCGCGGGCCAGGGCACTTCGTCAGGCATTTCGATCCCGGGAGGCCTCGTCCGAGCCAATTCTGCGACCAACGGCCGCGGGCAACCTTACACGCCATATTCGCTTTCGTTCGTCGATAGTATCAACTGGGTTCGCGGGAATCACAATTTCAAATTTGGCGGCGAGGTTCGCCTGATCAGAATGTACACAGACCGCCTGGGCGGCACGACATACACGTTTTCAAATCTCGCGTCGTTCCTAGCGAATACGCCGACGTCGGTACAGTATCTGGGCGACGTAAGTGCCCCGAGTCCATTCAACAACGGACTAACGGGACAGCGTTTGGCAAAGCAGGAATATTACATCGGTTATGCTCAGGACGAATGGAAGCTCAAACCCGGACTTACATTGAGTTATGGGCTTCGCTACGAGTATTACACTCCGCTCCACGAAGCAAATAACGGCCAGGTGCTTTTTGATATCAATACCGGAACTCTGCGACCGTCATCTGAGGCGGCGTTCAAATCGTCCAAAAACAATTTCGGGCCACGCGTCGCATTGTCATGGTCACCTGATCAGGATGGTAGCGGATTCTTTTCAGCCGGAAAGTCCGTTATCCGCGGCGGCTTAGGGCTCTATTACGGCCCGGGACAGACCGAGGATCAGATCCAGCCGATCGAAAGCGACCGCGTTAGCTCAACGGTGACGAGCGGTTCGCTACTCGCGTTTCCCGCAAACATTCCGGGGATCATTGCCAATTTTAATGCAAATCCCAACAATCGCAGCTACCAGCCGCGTGCATACTCGAACGACTACACTATTCCGGAACGCATCTTTCAGTACAGCGTTTCGTGGCAGCAGCAACTTCCCGGCGGAATAACGACAACGCTTGGGTACGTTGGCAGCAATGGCAGCAATCTATTTCTGAGAAGCGTCGCCAATCGGATCCTGCCTGGCCAGACGACCATCGCAAACGGAACCAATATCCCGACCGGGTTTGGCGTCATCAACCGCACCAATCCGACCGGGCAGGTCATCGGGGTGACGACGGTTCGTCAATTCAGCATCGTCAGCGGAACGACCGTCTCAAATCCGTATGCCGAGATCGACTATAAGACGAGCGGCGGCGACGATCGATACAATGCTCTCCAGTTTTCGGCCCAACGCAGCTTTCGCAGCGGTTTGACGATGAACGCCCAGTACACATTCGGCAGTAGCCGCGGCACGACAGCGGGTTCAAACGAAGCTCGAACGAGCGCTCAACTCGAAAATTTTGAAGCCGATCGCGGCCGCAATAATTTCGACGTGCGTCACACGTTCAATCTAAGTGCACTTTACGAACTACCTTTCGGCAACGGTAAAAGATTCGATCTCGGCCGCACCGGCAACTTCCTGCTTGGCGGTTGGGAGCTCGGCGGGATCATTAACGCACGAAGCGGCGTTCCGGTCGAGGTGTTGGTTGTGAGGCCTGACATCGTCGTTCAATGTCAGCAAGCGGGCGGTTGTCCCAACGGTGCAGGCGGATTTTTTGCAAATGGCTTCGTCGCAAACCTGCCATCGTTAGGAGCATCGTTCCCGTCATTGCCGACCGGCTTCGTCGCGGTCGTCAATACTCCGGGAGGCGGCAATTCACGCAACGTTCGTCGGCCAAATCTGATCGCGGGCGTCAACCCGTATCTCAATAATGACCGCAACTACATTAATCCGGCCGCGTTCGCGACCCCAGCACCGGGCACATGGGGCGATCTTTCCAGAAATGAGCTGTCCGGACCATCTTTCCGCCAGGTGGATATGATCGTTGCAAAACGGTTCAGGATCAGAGAAACGATGAATTTCGAATTTCGTACCGAATTTTTCAACATTTTTAATCAGACGAATTTCGCTAATCCATCGACCACGATCAGCAACGCTTTGCCAAATCTAGCATTCAATTCGGCGACATCGATCTACTCCGCAACTTCGTCGAATGTCATTCAACCGGGCCAGGCATTCACACAGGGTGCCGCAGGCTCGACATTTGGCTTGCTACGGTCAACCGTCGGCCGTACGGTCGGCTTGGGTTCAAATCGGCAGATACAGTTTGCGTTCCGATTTAACTTCTAA
- a CDS encoding tetratricopeptide repeat protein: MKKILIRVFQAVALLSVLSLSVFAQQVKRAPFDVTNYVMDVSLTPLERKINATVDVTFTPLDDTRNITFELNGSLKVDSITRIGATTTVTDTVVKPGVRPPTRPSVKAASTPGLSFIQDQAGVADIGPNVRIDLGETAIKGTPITLRFKYNGILELPVGGPLLTKRLAYIGTDQGYLMYAARWFPFHDYAADLATSDVTISLPGGLTPVGYSDMPVAPSGGKYRYVQSRPSLVGNFAYGKYQSKSLRFGDYELQFFTRSGNNELISRYGETLGSALQFYSKSFGAADTAKKLNIIEIDNDSLDFYSAQGMLFIANRQFEEGRDVTVTRLQREAALQWWGLTVGLKSFDDVWLSQGLAEYSAVMLRESVTDAAKLEDMRRELLEKALTFEQTASLLRAPANLDDQSIAYQYIMFGKGAFVFKLLRDTLGADKFDLLLKTYLAEYRGKSASIDDFEKLASRIAGQPMRYFFARWVEGTGVPEFNADYQIIRTKGGKFITRGTVSQNYDNLRLPLELQLRSEGEAQSQNVTVNIEDASADFNIESTGKPLAVIIDPNYKILRISPDLRVSSIARRGIEQFKEGNYVEAQTQFEAALKLDRSNAWIYYHLGLLFLEQRNYDLAIDNFKAARDLGNQGAARPMWLHVWSEIKMGNAYDAKGDRTRAVGAYKRAETIGDNYDNAQDAVKRYQASPFDPKEKQNTAVIK, from the coding sequence ATGAAGAAGATACTGATCAGAGTCTTTCAAGCGGTTGCGTTATTGTCCGTATTGTCGTTGTCGGTCTTTGCACAGCAGGTGAAACGTGCACCGTTCGACGTGACCAATTACGTAATGGACGTGTCGCTGACACCGCTTGAGCGAAAGATAAACGCGACGGTAGACGTGACTTTCACGCCGCTCGACGACACGCGTAACATCACATTTGAGCTTAACGGCTCGCTCAAGGTCGATTCGATCACAAGGATCGGGGCAACCACCACGGTTACTGATACGGTCGTCAAGCCCGGCGTAAGGCCGCCTACGCGACCGAGCGTAAAGGCCGCATCCACGCCGGGGCTTTCGTTCATACAGGATCAAGCCGGCGTGGCCGACATCGGCCCTAACGTCAGGATCGATCTCGGCGAGACCGCTATCAAAGGAACGCCGATCACGCTCCGGTTCAAGTACAACGGTATTTTAGAATTGCCTGTCGGCGGCCCGCTTCTGACTAAGCGCCTCGCCTATATCGGTACTGATCAAGGTTATCTAATGTACGCCGCACGTTGGTTTCCGTTTCACGATTACGCTGCGGATCTGGCGACTTCGGACGTCACTATCTCGCTCCCGGGCGGACTCACGCCGGTCGGTTACAGCGATATGCCGGTGGCACCGAGCGGCGGCAAATATCGCTATGTGCAATCGCGGCCGTCGTTGGTCGGCAATTTTGCTTACGGCAAGTATCAATCCAAATCGCTCAGATTTGGCGACTACGAACTCCAGTTTTTCACTCGTAGCGGTAACAACGAATTGATCTCGCGCTACGGCGAAACTCTTGGCTCGGCACTGCAGTTCTATTCCAAGAGTTTTGGTGCGGCCGATACGGCTAAGAAACTGAACATAATTGAGATCGATAATGACAGTCTCGATTTCTACTCGGCGCAGGGAATGCTTTTTATCGCCAATCGCCAGTTCGAAGAGGGCCGCGATGTGACGGTCACGCGACTTCAGCGCGAGGCGGCACTTCAGTGGTGGGGTTTGACGGTTGGACTCAAATCGTTTGATGACGTTTGGCTTTCACAGGGACTTGCAGAATATAGTGCCGTGATGCTTCGCGAAAGCGTGACCGATGCGGCAAAGCTTGAGGATATGCGCCGCGAACTTTTGGAAAAAGCTCTGACTTTTGAACAAACCGCATCGCTATTGCGTGCTCCGGCAAATCTAGATGATCAGTCGATCGCTTACCAGTACATTATGTTCGGCAAGGGCGCATTCGTCTTCAAATTACTCCGCGATACGCTCGGCGCGGATAAGTTTGATCTGCTGTTGAAGACATACCTTGCCGAATATCGCGGTAAGAGCGCGTCGATCGACGATTTTGAAAAACTAGCGTCGCGTATCGCGGGCCAGCCGATGCGTTACTTTTTTGCCCGCTGGGTGGAGGGCACCGGCGTACCCGAATTTAACGCTGATTACCAGATCATTCGGACCAAGGGCGGCAAGTTTATAACACGCGGCACGGTCTCGCAAAACTACGATAACCTGAGGTTGCCGCTTGAATTGCAACTTCGGTCTGAAGGCGAGGCCCAATCTCAAAATGTGACGGTGAATATCGAAGATGCAAGTGCGGATTTTAATATCGAATCGACCGGCAAACCGCTAGCCGTGATCATCGACCCTAATTATAAGATACTGCGGATTTCGCCAGACCTTCGCGTTTCGTCGATAGCCCGCCGCGGAATCGAGCAGTTTAAGGAAGGCAATTATGTCGAGGCGCAGACACAGTTTGAAGCCGCACTCAAACTCGACCGCTCAAACGCCTGGATCTACTACCATCTTGGTCTGCTGTTCCTCGAACAACGTAATTACGATCTGGCGATCGACAACTTTAAGGCGGCCCGCGACCTCGGCAATCAAGGAGCAGCCCGACCGATGTGGCTGCATGTTTGGTCCGAGATCAAAATGGGAAATGCCTACGATGCCAAAGGCGACCGTACGAGAGCGGTCGGTGCATATAAACGTGCCGAGACCATCGGCGACAACTACGACAACGCCCAGGACGCCGTAAAGCGCTACCAGGCATCACCGTTCGATCCGAAAGAAAAGCAGAATACCGCGGTCATCAAATAG
- a CDS encoding Dabb family protein, translating into MLTHIVCWKYKPEASASDRLNHIEQLRALVGVIPEIISFEVGTDILHLDRSFDTGLVSTFTDRDSLASYSDHPEHLKVAVFGKAISERIVSVDFINE; encoded by the coding sequence ATGTTGACACACATTGTCTGTTGGAAATACAAACCGGAGGCTAGTGCCTCGGATCGTCTTAATCACATCGAGCAATTGCGAGCACTTGTAGGCGTGATCCCTGAGATCATTTCGTTTGAGGTCGGGACCGACATATTGCACCTCGACAGGTCATTTGACACCGGATTGGTGTCGACTTTTACCGATCGCGACTCTCTGGCAAGCTATTCTGACCATCCGGAGCATCTAAAGGTAGCCGTGTTTGGTAAAGCGATTTCCGAACGTATCGTTTCGGTAGATTTTATTAACGAATAG
- a CDS encoding outer membrane lipoprotein-sorting protein, producing the protein MKLAAALLLTTSFLGCSGASKMAEPTSSSRAEPNRAEAIVDEHLKRDAAPYRKDHIRFTVTEKGNAPEITELDVWRRQSGDVTTTLSVITKPSEDAGTGSLTVDEKGKPAVVVTYAASRGEFRETDTGKMFIGGLTAQELLGTWDKYDYKLIGERGNGFEVEGKLKDGQKSAIAMSRVVFDKDNYLPIEMNLFDNLEKKIRTYVVQEVKSANGRPYIAKTVVTNHVYGAEITIEVISREYPGNLDDALFTRERLKQTAPK; encoded by the coding sequence ATGAAATTGGCCGCGGCACTTTTGTTGACTACGTCGTTTTTAGGGTGCTCGGGCGCCTCAAAAATGGCTGAGCCGACATCGTCGTCGAGGGCCGAACCGAACCGGGCGGAAGCGATCGTGGATGAGCACTTAAAACGCGACGCGGCGCCGTATCGCAAAGATCATATCCGCTTTACCGTTACGGAGAAGGGAAACGCTCCCGAGATTACCGAACTCGATGTTTGGCGGCGGCAAAGTGGTGATGTAACGACCACGCTGAGTGTGATAACCAAGCCATCAGAGGACGCCGGAACCGGTTCGCTCACGGTCGATGAAAAGGGAAAACCGGCGGTCGTAGTGACCTACGCGGCGTCTCGGGGCGAATTTCGCGAAACTGACACCGGCAAAATGTTTATCGGGGGACTTACCGCTCAGGAACTGCTAGGCACGTGGGACAAATACGATTACAAACTGATCGGCGAACGCGGGAACGGTTTCGAGGTCGAGGGAAAGCTAAAGGACGGCCAAAAATCGGCGATCGCGATGAGCAGAGTGGTTTTTGACAAGGATAATTATTTACCCATTGAAATGAACCTTTTTGATAATTTGGAAAAAAAGATCCGAACGTACGTCGTGCAGGAAGTCAAATCAGCAAATGGTAGGCCCTATATAGCCAAAACAGTGGTAACGAATCACGTTTATGGCGCAGAGATCACGATCGAGGTCATTAGCCGCGAATACCCCGGAAACCTCGACGACGCGTTGTTCACACGGGAGAGGTTGAAGCAAACCGCTCCGAAATAG
- a CDS encoding ABC transporter ATP-binding protein — MVALQSVCKLFDGAGRVQALDSIDLTVLRGQRVAITGPSGSGKSTLLNIICGLDIPTSGRVLINNTDLAAMNDDDRTRLRREQIGMIFQTFNLMPTLNGVENVALPLRLNGMAVHEAEARAVTMLDRVGLAGRRSHRPDELSGGERQRVAIARSLIFDPPLLLADEPTGNLDSKTGDEILRLLEEIHHEFGTSMILVTHNESAAAICERRVGLLDGRIVIDTLSPSR; from the coding sequence ATCGTCGCATTACAAAGCGTCTGCAAACTATTTGACGGGGCGGGCCGCGTCCAGGCTCTCGACTCGATCGACCTGACCGTCCTCCGCGGTCAGCGTGTCGCCATCACAGGTCCATCCGGCTCCGGCAAATCGACGCTTCTGAATATAATTTGCGGACTCGACATCCCGACCAGTGGGCGTGTGTTGATAAATAACACAGATCTAGCGGCGATGAATGACGACGATCGCACACGTTTGAGGCGTGAGCAGATCGGAATGATCTTTCAGACATTTAACCTGATGCCGACGCTCAACGGTGTCGAGAATGTCGCCTTACCGCTCCGCCTAAACGGTATGGCAGTTCACGAGGCCGAGGCGCGTGCGGTAACGATGCTCGATCGGGTCGGTTTGGCCGGGCGACGCTCTCACCGTCCGGACGAACTGTCGGGCGGCGAACGGCAACGCGTCGCTATCGCCCGCTCCCTGATATTTGACCCGCCGCTGCTGCTTGCCGATGAACCCACGGGAAATCTCGATTCAAAGACGGGCGATGAAATTTTGAGGCTTCTGGAAGAGATCCATCACGAGTTTGGAACCTCTATGATCCTCGTCACTCACAACGAAAGCGCCGCTGCCATCTGCGAACGTCGTGTCGGCCTGCTCGACGGCCGCATCGTGATCGACACGCTCAGCCCAAGCAGATGA